From Paenibacillus sp. PK3_47, the proteins below share one genomic window:
- a CDS encoding DUF4179 domain-containing protein, with protein sequence MSKLENTLKRQLNDEGSVPYPDFNKMWDQVEGAAEGFPGKMSKADVRGGNRTRNWRRMTVAASLSALLAAAPVYAAIQYDWGNLLREKDGIQAALDQNLGQQLEQSVTKDGVTLTLHTAIVDENRTVILYSMDVGERDDKEIWKVSGMSLADEQGNTVEADQYYQQWDEEQQRYNGYFETDWTPGKSEAKVTLAAAAVQSFSQAEQELSLNSNSTEPQTFQLGVEGMKSIEVKPFDQNGDKKLFASAVTFSNPDAKEWVYPQLTAYRGSTHVEPLPEQVFGTPGDNGEYTLKQYFKASEIPDGQTSYKLQYTKLERNISGGWSFDLQLSKKLMESGTIKTALNAPLEAGDTMHSFEQMVVTPTQIRVTLKAKEKYKQLPYYKYNLEVGGTVLEGYLYLSPDDDPYLLTLKFERPAGLVIDAQTDITFVGKYKVTNHEDDTTPLLLKNISAEKQTVIRETGGYDVKWTYYMQGKDLYVETESDDHHFGGINQTYIGLGNERILGRPVTVNFAGDGNNKAIDVYKDFKGTEASIYMFNYNTDEPDKETRVQLRP encoded by the coding sequence ATGAGCAAACTGGAAAATACATTGAAGCGTCAACTAAATGATGAAGGGTCTGTGCCTTATCCTGATTTCAACAAGATGTGGGACCAGGTGGAGGGGGCGGCAGAAGGCTTTCCGGGAAAAATGAGCAAAGCGGACGTGCGGGGCGGAAACCGCACAAGAAACTGGCGCAGAATGACTGTTGCCGCTTCACTCAGTGCGCTGCTGGCGGCTGCTCCTGTATATGCGGCCATCCAGTATGACTGGGGCAATCTGCTTCGTGAGAAAGACGGTATTCAGGCGGCCCTGGATCAGAACCTCGGGCAGCAGCTGGAACAGTCTGTAACCAAAGACGGGGTAACGCTGACGCTTCATACAGCTATAGTCGATGAGAACCGCACGGTCATCCTGTACAGTATGGATGTAGGTGAACGGGATGACAAGGAGATCTGGAAAGTGAGTGGAATGTCCTTGGCGGATGAACAGGGCAACACTGTTGAGGCGGACCAATACTATCAGCAGTGGGATGAAGAGCAGCAGCGGTACAACGGGTACTTTGAGACGGACTGGACGCCCGGGAAGAGTGAGGCCAAGGTTACTTTGGCTGCAGCTGCTGTGCAGTCCTTCAGCCAGGCGGAGCAGGAGCTGTCCCTAAACAGCAATTCCACGGAGCCGCAGACTTTTCAGCTGGGTGTGGAAGGGATGAAAAGCATAGAGGTCAAGCCGTTTGACCAGAACGGGGATAAGAAGCTATTTGCTTCTGCAGTGACCTTCAGTAATCCGGATGCCAAGGAATGGGTATATCCGCAGCTCACGGCTTATAGAGGCAGCACTCATGTGGAGCCACTTCCAGAACAGGTCTTTGGTACGCCGGGAGACAACGGGGAGTATACGCTGAAGCAGTATTTTAAGGCTTCCGAAATTCCGGATGGACAGACCAGTTATAAGCTGCAATACACCAAGCTGGAGCGTAACATCAGCGGGGGATGGTCATTCGATCTGCAGCTGAGCAAAAAGCTGATGGAAAGCGGGACGATAAAGACCGCGCTGAATGCTCCGCTGGAAGCAGGAGATACCATGCACAGCTTTGAACAGATGGTAGTTACGCCGACGCAGATTCGTGTAACTTTAAAGGCTAAGGAGAAATACAAGCAGCTGCCATATTATAAGTATAATCTTGAAGTAGGCGGTACTGTGCTGGAAGGATATTTATACCTGTCTCCAGACGATGATCCATACCTGCTTACACTGAAATTTGAACGTCCCGCCGGTCTTGTTATAGATGCACAGACGGACATTACCTTTGTGGGGAAATACAAGGTTACCAATCATGAAGATGACACAACCCCGCTGCTCCTGAAAAACATTTCTGCAGAAAAACAGACTGTCATCAGGGAAACAGGCGGGTATGACGTGAAATGGACCTACTATATGCAGGGTAAGGATTTGTATGTTGAGACCGAAAGCGATGATCACCACTTCGGCGGAATCAATCAGACTTATATCGGCCTGGGGAATGAGCGCATTCTGGGCAGACCGGTAACCGTTAATTTTGCGGGCGACGGTAATAACAAAGCCATTGATGTCTATAAGGATTTCAAAGGCACAGAAGCTTCTATATACATGTTCAATTACAATACTGATGAACCGGACAAGGAGACGCGGGTACAGCTTCGCCCTTAA
- a CDS encoding site-2 protease family protein — protein MDFLESIIRIPLEQLPFWLVTILIAFTVHEFAHAYFANKFGDPTARLLGRMTLNPAVHFDLFGIILLVIAGFGWARPVPVNRENFSRPRLMGVIVSAVGPISNLLLGILGSLIYAALFATGVMDSISNERLLQAIYWFFGIFIQLNFFLFLFNLLPLPPLDGYRIVEDLAPRPIRGRLQQYEQWGMFIFLLILFIPGLRAYTITPLYNWADQMTLGFYRFFAVIFGL, from the coding sequence ATGGATTTTCTGGAAAGCATTATACGTATCCCCCTGGAGCAGCTGCCGTTCTGGCTGGTGACCATCCTGATTGCCTTTACAGTGCATGAGTTCGCCCACGCGTACTTTGCCAACAAATTCGGCGATCCGACGGCAAGGCTGCTGGGGCGCATGACGCTTAACCCTGCGGTACATTTTGATCTGTTCGGTATTATCCTGCTGGTTATAGCGGGTTTCGGCTGGGCGCGCCCGGTACCGGTGAACCGTGAGAACTTCAGCCGTCCCCGTCTGATGGGGGTTATTGTGTCCGCAGTAGGGCCGATCAGCAACCTGCTGCTGGGGATTCTTGGTTCTTTGATCTATGCGGCTCTTTTTGCGACCGGAGTTATGGATTCCATCAGCAATGAGCGTTTGCTTCAAGCAATTTACTGGTTTTTCGGCATCTTTATTCAGCTTAATTTCTTCCTGTTCCTGTTCAACCTCCTGCCCCTGCCTCCTCTCGACGGATACCGGATTGTAGAGGATTTGGCCCCGCGTCCCATCCGCGGCAGGCTGCAGCAGTATGAACAGTGGGGGATGTTTATCTTTTTACTGATTTTGTTTATCCCCGGACTTCGTGCCTATACAATAACTCCGCTGTATAACTGGGCTGACCAGATGACACTCGGATTTTACCGTTTCTTCGCGGTGATTTTCGGACTGTAA
- a CDS encoding Ig-like domain-containing protein, whose protein sequence is MNVYRKMTKMLFILILLTAVAFPVNVFAAAGDTNSIELDSSDKVELTVGQTPKQIKVYANIEGSSSKRDVTAAAVWSSSNTGVVRVINGVLTPVDSGTAMITATYNNAVDTLEVSVTHPYKELTLERSSDGNYKLGDSDETLQVKAKAVGGQSATSTVDVSEDADWSSSNTGVLTISGGQIKLVGEGTATITAKYKGLTATFKAVVTLPYSAISLKQGEKEIKELEMLVGDDPVQLTAVTKATADSSESNIAGKAEWSSSSESVAKVEAGKITVLAAGKAVITASYLGVSKSVDVYVRAPYEALLLDPSGDQSLFLGESLKVKAEMRNAINSTKNESSSANWSSDNQLTATVTKDTAASEDAAATVTAKAVGNAVIKAENLGVSKTFKLTVYPTLTEMVIDKTELELYTADSVSLPKVSGTKLDGTKLDISQEIEWSSADEEIITVKDGKIVAGKAGTVTVTGKIKDGNVSGKGAAVRSQSVELKVTVQNKVLVLIGPEEPLGLVIGEENPLPSVNAVLENGEELDVTDTITWELTGTNAIIKQTAAVKSIKGLLKGSATLKGTYANKTISVPVTIEQKVVKLVVEPSTLEMNIKGSKTIKVTGYFSNGKTANFSSGMNWESSNTSVATVKGTSVKAVSEGTATLTGSYQGITATVKINVVPKLTKLTVSENKLNLAPGGVKTVVVTALYDTGKTAAVTGSVVWTSSKPSVAKVNASGTITAVSKGTTSIKGKLNNKTVTVSVTVK, encoded by the coding sequence ATGAACGTGTACAGGAAAATGACGAAAATGCTCTTCATATTGATACTGCTGACCGCCGTAGCTTTTCCGGTAAACGTCTTTGCAGCGGCAGGCGACACGAATTCCATTGAACTGGACAGTTCGGACAAAGTGGAGCTTACCGTCGGACAGACACCCAAGCAGATAAAGGTATATGCCAACATTGAAGGCTCCTCCTCCAAAAGGGATGTGACGGCCGCAGCCGTCTGGAGCTCCTCGAATACCGGCGTAGTTAGAGTAATCAACGGTGTACTGACACCGGTGGATAGCGGTACCGCAATGATTACAGCTACATATAACAATGCGGTAGATACCCTGGAAGTATCCGTAACCCATCCTTACAAAGAATTAACACTGGAGCGCAGCTCTGACGGGAACTATAAATTAGGCGACAGCGATGAAACGCTGCAGGTCAAAGCCAAGGCTGTGGGCGGTCAATCCGCTACATCTACGGTTGATGTCAGCGAGGATGCAGATTGGAGCAGCTCCAACACAGGCGTGCTGACCATTTCGGGCGGACAAATCAAGCTGGTGGGTGAAGGTACGGCGACGATTACCGCCAAGTACAAAGGTCTGACTGCCACCTTCAAAGCCGTTGTAACGCTGCCTTATTCAGCGATTTCGCTGAAGCAGGGCGAGAAGGAAATCAAAGAGCTGGAAATGCTGGTCGGAGATGACCCGGTTCAATTAACTGCAGTGACCAAAGCCACGGCGGACAGCTCGGAGAGTAACATTGCCGGCAAAGCGGAATGGAGCAGCTCCAGCGAAAGTGTTGCTAAGGTTGAAGCCGGTAAAATTACCGTGCTGGCTGCAGGCAAAGCTGTTATTACAGCAAGCTATCTCGGAGTTTCCAAATCGGTAGATGTATATGTACGTGCGCCTTATGAAGCGCTGCTGCTGGATCCATCGGGCGACCAGTCGCTTTTCCTGGGTGAAAGCCTCAAGGTTAAAGCCGAAATGAGAAATGCCATTAACTCGACCAAAAATGAATCGTCAAGCGCGAACTGGAGCTCTGACAATCAGCTGACAGCAACAGTCACCAAAGATACAGCAGCTTCGGAAGATGCAGCAGCAACTGTTACTGCCAAAGCGGTTGGAAATGCTGTCATCAAGGCGGAAAATCTGGGAGTCAGCAAAACATTCAAACTGACCGTTTACCCGACGCTCACTGAAATGGTGATTGATAAGACGGAGCTGGAGCTGTACACAGCGGACTCTGTAAGCCTGCCGAAGGTCAGCGGAACAAAGCTGGACGGAACAAAGCTGGATATCAGCCAGGAGATCGAGTGGTCTTCCGCTGACGAAGAGATTATCACTGTTAAAGACGGCAAGATCGTTGCCGGTAAAGCCGGAACCGTGACGGTGACAGGCAAAATCAAAGACGGCAATGTATCTGGCAAGGGTGCAGCCGTACGTTCACAGAGCGTTGAACTGAAAGTGACTGTACAGAATAAAGTGCTCGTCCTGATTGGACCTGAAGAGCCGCTTGGCCTTGTTATCGGTGAAGAAAATCCGCTTCCGTCCGTAAATGCGGTACTGGAGAACGGCGAGGAACTTGACGTTACCGATACAATCACCTGGGAACTCACCGGAACCAATGCCATCATCAAACAGACAGCTGCCGTCAAGTCTATCAAAGGCCTGCTCAAAGGCTCTGCAACCCTTAAAGGAACTTATGCCAACAAAACTATCAGTGTACCGGTGACGATTGAACAGAAGGTCGTGAAGCTGGTCGTTGAGCCAAGCACACTGGAAATGAATATTAAGGGCTCCAAGACGATTAAGGTAACCGGTTATTTCTCGAACGGCAAGACCGCTAACTTCTCCAGCGGAATGAACTGGGAATCGTCGAATACGTCAGTTGCCACCGTGAAGGGGACATCCGTCAAGGCTGTATCCGAAGGGACGGCAACGTTGACCGGGTCTTATCAAGGCATTACCGCAACCGTCAAAATTAACGTTGTTCCTAAACTCACCAAGCTGACGGTCAGTGAAAATAAACTGAATCTGGCTCCTGGAGGAGTGAAAACGGTAGTGGTAACGGCGCTGTATGATACAGGCAAAACGGCGGCAGTCACCGGAAGTGTCGTATGGACCAGCTCCAAGCCATCCGTAGCAAAGGTGAATGCGTCCGGAACTATTACAGCAGTAAGCAAAGGAACCACTTCTATCAAAGGCAAGCTGAACAATAAAACAGTTACGGTATCCGTTACTGTAAAATAG
- the mtaB gene encoding tRNA (N(6)-L-threonylcarbamoyladenosine(37)-C(2))-methylthiotransferase MtaB has product MPSVAFYTLGCKVNFYDTEAIWQLFKNEGYEQVDFEGPADVYLINTCTVTNTGDKKSRQMIRRAVRRNPEAIVAVTGCYAQTSPGEILDIPGVDLVIGNQDREHIMTHVKNIQESRQPVNAVRNIMKTREFEEMDVPGFADRTRAFMKIQDGCNNFCTFCIIPWSRGLSRSRDPKSIVAQAHQLVEAGYKEFVLTGIHTGGYGDDLDNYRLSDLLWELDKVDGLERVRISSIEASQIDERLLEVLNRSSKMCRHLHIPLQAGHNEVLKTMRRKYTTEEYYAKMQLIRQAMPDVGITTDVIVGFPGETDEMFRAGYEFMKAVNYSEMHVFPYSKRTGTPAARMLNQVDEDIKNVRVQELIDLSEEMQLAYARKFVGKTLSVIPERSAKGAPGRAIQHGFSDNYLQVFFNGDDSLQGEICQVKITEAGVNECRGELVGVSRSGLREREIVS; this is encoded by the coding sequence ATGCCATCCGTAGCATTTTATACTTTAGGTTGTAAAGTCAATTTCTATGACACTGAAGCCATCTGGCAGCTTTTCAAAAATGAGGGTTACGAGCAGGTTGATTTTGAGGGACCTGCCGACGTATACCTGATCAATACCTGTACGGTAACTAACACCGGTGACAAAAAGAGCCGGCAGATGATCCGCCGTGCCGTCCGCCGCAACCCTGAGGCGATTGTTGCCGTAACGGGCTGCTATGCACAGACCTCGCCAGGCGAGATTCTGGATATTCCCGGCGTCGATCTTGTCATCGGCAACCAGGACCGTGAGCATATTATGACCCATGTGAAGAATATCCAGGAGTCACGCCAGCCGGTCAACGCGGTCCGCAACATTATGAAGACCCGTGAATTCGAAGAGATGGATGTGCCGGGATTTGCCGACCGGACGCGTGCTTTTATGAAGATCCAGGACGGATGCAACAACTTCTGCACCTTCTGCATCATTCCATGGTCCCGCGGGCTGTCGCGCAGCCGTGATCCGAAATCGATCGTTGCCCAGGCGCATCAGCTGGTGGAAGCGGGCTACAAGGAATTTGTCCTGACCGGAATCCACACCGGCGGATACGGCGATGATCTGGACAACTACCGCCTTTCTGATCTGCTGTGGGAACTCGACAAGGTGGACGGGCTGGAGCGCGTGCGGATCAGCTCCATTGAAGCGAGCCAGATTGACGAGCGGCTGCTTGAGGTGCTGAACCGGAGCAGCAAGATGTGCCGCCATCTGCATATTCCGCTGCAGGCCGGACATAACGAGGTGCTGAAGACGATGCGCCGCAAATACACGACGGAAGAATATTATGCCAAAATGCAGCTGATCCGCCAGGCGATGCCTGATGTCGGAATCACGACTGACGTGATTGTCGGCTTCCCGGGCGAGACCGACGAGATGTTCCGGGCCGGATACGAGTTCATGAAGGCCGTGAACTACTCCGAAATGCATGTATTCCCGTATTCCAAACGCACAGGAACACCTGCCGCGCGGATGCTCAATCAGGTCGATGAGGACATCAAAAATGTCCGGGTACAGGAGCTGATCGATCTCTCCGAAGAGATGCAGCTTGCCTATGCGCGCAAATTCGTCGGCAAGACATTGTCCGTCATTCCGGAGCGCTCGGCCAAGGGTGCACCGGGACGGGCAATCCAGCACGGTTTCAGTGACAATTACCTGCAGGTATTCTTTAACGGGGATGATTCGCTGCAGGGCGAGATCTGCCAGGTGAAGATTACCGAAGCAGGCGTGAATGAATGCCGCGGCGAGCTGGTAGGCGTCAGCCGCAGCGGTCTGCGGGAACGCGAAATCGTATCTTAA
- a CDS encoding RNA polymerase sigma factor: MQSNRELFEAYNKDVYRTCYYMVHNAADAEDLCQEVFITVFRSRWEDVKYPRAWIMKIAVNTCLNHLKRSRSLQKKVTENLHLWKSRQEATVERAIEEKETAREWGGYMSQLPVKIRAVLTLRYMHDFSLAEISEALSIPVGTAKSRLHKGLKLMKDILQEAGIEDDERREEYYEQTGKYIEASTK; this comes from the coding sequence GTGCAGAGCAATCGGGAGTTATTCGAAGCCTACAACAAGGACGTGTACCGGACCTGCTACTATATGGTACATAATGCTGCTGATGCCGAAGATCTGTGCCAGGAAGTGTTCATCACTGTATTCCGCAGCAGATGGGAAGATGTCAAATATCCCAGGGCATGGATTATGAAAATTGCCGTCAATACCTGCCTGAATCATCTGAAGCGCTCGCGCAGCCTGCAGAAGAAAGTCACGGAAAATCTGCATTTATGGAAGAGCCGGCAGGAAGCTACGGTGGAACGGGCTATTGAGGAAAAAGAAACGGCACGGGAATGGGGCGGCTATATGTCACAGTTGCCTGTGAAGATCAGAGCAGTACTGACGCTGAGATACATGCATGATTTCAGCCTGGCTGAAATTTCGGAAGCACTGTCCATTCCGGTAGGCACAGCCAAATCAAGACTGCATAAAGGCCTGAAACTGATGAAGGACATTCTGCAGGAAGCAGGAATTGAAGACGATGAGCGGAGGGAAGAGTATTATGAGCAAACTGGAAAATACATTGAAGCGTCAACTAAATGA
- a CDS encoding RsmE family RNA methyltransferase, whose translation MQRYFVTPEQFGQDTVVLDGEDARHIAKVMRGKAGDKLIVSDGVSREALVAIASIEIGEVTATILESLEMTHEPRIQITVAQSLPKGDKLETVIQKCTEIGAVAFVPFLSERTIVQYDERKESKRLDRWRKICKEAAEQAHRNIVPKVSSPLGWKQLLGSFSGYDAVYFCYEKEEGLQLRSAAAPWLAGLEPESSAKVLVIVGPEGGFSEEECEAAEAAGAVSVGLGRRILRCETAGMVAAACILYESGEMGGA comes from the coding sequence ATGCAGCGGTATTTTGTAACGCCGGAGCAGTTTGGTCAAGACACGGTGGTCCTGGACGGCGAGGACGCGAGGCATATTGCCAAGGTTATGCGCGGCAAGGCCGGGGACAAGCTGATTGTCAGTGACGGTGTCTCCCGTGAGGCTCTGGTTGCGATTGCTTCTATAGAGATTGGTGAAGTGACTGCCACTATACTGGAATCCCTGGAAATGACACATGAGCCGCGGATCCAGATAACAGTGGCCCAGAGTCTGCCCAAGGGGGACAAGCTGGAGACGGTGATTCAAAAATGCACTGAAATCGGCGCTGTGGCGTTTGTGCCTTTTCTGTCAGAGCGCACGATTGTTCAATATGATGAGCGCAAGGAGAGCAAACGGCTGGACCGCTGGCGTAAAATCTGCAAGGAGGCTGCCGAGCAGGCCCACCGCAATATTGTTCCCAAGGTAAGCTCACCGCTCGGCTGGAAGCAGCTGCTGGGGAGCTTCAGCGGATATGATGCCGTATATTTTTGTTATGAAAAAGAAGAAGGACTGCAGCTGCGCAGTGCAGCCGCACCGTGGCTGGCTGGGCTTGAGCCTGAATCCAGTGCCAAGGTGCTGGTTATTGTCGGGCCGGAAGGCGGCTTCAGCGAAGAGGAATGCGAAGCGGCTGAAGCTGCCGGTGCAGTCTCTGTCGGTCTGGGACGGCGTATTCTGCGCTGTGAAACGGCGGGGATGGTTGCCGCAGCCTGCATCCTGTATGAATCCGGAGAAATGGGGGGAGCTTGA
- a CDS encoding DNA-3-methyladenine glycosylase I → MEITRCSWVNEDPLYIAYHDDEWGKPLYDDMKLFELLMLEGMQAGLSWYTVLKKRERFREVFDGFDPDRIVHYDEAKITELMNDPGIIRNRLKINATIRNAGVYQQICREEGSFGRYLWSFVGGTPMINQWETRDEVPATTAESDRMSKSLAKKGMKFTGSTICYAFMQASGMVNDHVSGCFCAPGLQDSRS, encoded by the coding sequence TTGGAGATCACCCGCTGTTCCTGGGTCAATGAAGATCCGCTATATATTGCTTACCATGATGATGAGTGGGGCAAGCCGCTGTACGATGACATGAAGCTGTTCGAGCTGCTGATGCTGGAGGGGATGCAGGCCGGTCTCAGCTGGTACACGGTCCTCAAAAAACGCGAGCGCTTCCGGGAAGTGTTCGACGGATTTGATCCGGATCGAATCGTACATTACGATGAAGCCAAAATTACGGAGCTGATGAACGACCCGGGCATTATCCGCAACCGGCTGAAAATTAACGCCACTATCCGTAACGCTGGTGTATACCAGCAGATTTGCCGGGAAGAAGGAAGCTTCGGCAGGTATCTTTGGAGCTTTGTTGGCGGAACGCCAATGATTAACCAATGGGAGACACGGGATGAGGTGCCTGCAACCACAGCGGAATCCGACCGTATGAGTAAGTCTCTGGCCAAAAAAGGAATGAAGTTCACCGGTTCTACCATCTGTTATGCTTTTATGCAGGCTTCCGGCATGGTGAACGACCATGTATCCGGCTGCTTTTGTGCCCCGGGGCTGCAAGATTCCCGGAGCTGA
- a CDS encoding NUDIX domain-containing protein, which yields MTHKQISAGGLVYRRARSGLEIQLIVDRYGKVALPKGKMETGETIEETALREIREETGTIGAIRGPIDIIRYTFQHPVHGKVDKEVHYFLVEATGGVTKAQTEEISAVEWHEPEAAWARGLSHLYRNNIHILQKALSMLGIEVTLNNS from the coding sequence ATGACGCACAAACAGATATCGGCAGGCGGCCTGGTATACCGGCGGGCCAGATCGGGCCTGGAGATCCAGCTTATTGTGGACCGCTACGGCAAAGTGGCGCTTCCGAAAGGCAAGATGGAGACAGGGGAGACCATAGAGGAAACGGCGCTGCGCGAAATCCGCGAGGAGACAGGCACGATCGGGGCTATCCGGGGGCCGATTGATATTATCAGATATACCTTTCAGCATCCGGTGCACGGTAAGGTGGACAAAGAGGTGCATTATTTTCTGGTGGAAGCTACAGGCGGGGTGACCAAAGCTCAAACGGAGGAAATCAGTGCAGTGGAATGGCATGAGCCGGAAGCGGCATGGGCGAGAGGGCTGAGTCACTTGTACAGGAATAATATTCATATTCTTCAAAAAGCATTGTCCATGTTAGGTATTGAAGTGACACTGAATAATAGTTAA
- the prmA gene encoding 50S ribosomal protein L11 methyltransferase, which translates to MLWHELTVHTTEEAQEMISNLLYEAGAGGVSIEESGTLNKTRDTRYGELYDEPLNDIPEGEAVIKGYYAESVSMDDIIEELTPRVEELKEFGIDPGKALISWKTVDEDEWSHAWKAYFKPLRVSERLTIKPTWEEYTPAGPDERIIEIDPGMAFGTGTHPTTALCLRALEKHVAGGEDVIDVGTGSGILAVGAMLLGAKSVLALDLDPVAVESARENVALNRMQESITVKESDLLSLFGGESAADTDAGNMWPSARPGQAGVQDDAAAQNGEGGIGVTLPVKIVVANILAEILVLFPDDVFRALQPGGIYITSGIYKDKEGLVSRALEASGFEIIEITREEDWVAITAGKR; encoded by the coding sequence ATGTTATGGCATGAACTTACGGTACATACAACAGAAGAGGCGCAGGAGATGATTTCCAATCTGCTGTATGAGGCCGGAGCGGGCGGTGTTTCCATTGAAGAATCCGGAACGCTGAACAAAACACGCGATACCCGTTATGGTGAATTATACGATGAGCCGCTTAATGATATCCCTGAAGGGGAAGCGGTAATCAAAGGCTATTATGCCGAGTCTGTCTCCATGGACGACATTATAGAAGAGCTGACTCCCCGGGTTGAGGAGCTGAAGGAATTCGGCATTGATCCCGGCAAGGCGCTGATTTCCTGGAAAACTGTGGATGAGGATGAATGGTCCCACGCCTGGAAAGCTTACTTCAAGCCGCTGCGCGTATCGGAGAGGCTTACAATCAAGCCTACCTGGGAAGAATATACACCAGCCGGTCCGGACGAGCGGATTATTGAAATCGATCCCGGCATGGCTTTCGGCACAGGTACACATCCTACGACCGCCTTGTGTCTGCGGGCCCTGGAGAAGCATGTTGCCGGAGGGGAGGACGTCATTGACGTGGGAACCGGCTCCGGTATTCTCGCTGTAGGGGCGATGCTGCTGGGTGCTAAGTCCGTATTGGCGCTTGACCTGGACCCGGTGGCTGTTGAAAGTGCCCGTGAGAATGTGGCATTAAACCGGATGCAGGAGAGTATAACGGTAAAAGAAAGCGATCTGCTGTCGCTGTTCGGCGGCGAAAGCGCTGCTGATACAGATGCGGGAAATATGTGGCCTTCTGCCAGACCGGGCCAGGCGGGAGTGCAGGATGACGCTGCAGCACAAAATGGTGAAGGCGGGATCGGTGTAACGCTGCCGGTGAAGATCGTGGTCGCCAATATTCTGGCGGAAATTCTTGTATTGTTCCCCGATGATGTGTTCCGTGCGCTGCAGCCTGGCGGAATCTATATCACTTCCGGCATTTACAAGGATAAGGAAGGGCTTGTGTCCCGGGCGCTTGAAGCTTCCGGTTTTGAAATTATCGAAATTACCCGTGAAGAAGACTGGGTGGCCATTACAGCCGGAAAGAGGTAG